A genomic region of Roseofilum capinflatum BLCC-M114 contains the following coding sequences:
- a CDS encoding 7-carboxy-7-deazaguanine synthase QueE, with product MKSYPIVETFHSIQGEGYWMGRNAFFIRLAGCDVGCWFCDTKESWPMDKHPQYSVEQLAQEVLAVNPSMVVITGGEPLMHDLHELTEGLRALCGLPLHLETSGAYPLSGTFDWVTFSPKRFKSPDLSIGDYVNELKVVITGAEDLEWAQKYAQWVDDRVVKFLQPEWNSPETIDITVKFILHHPEWRMSLQSHKFLGCP from the coding sequence GTGAAAAGTTACCCTATTGTAGAAACGTTTCATTCTATCCAAGGAGAAGGCTATTGGATGGGACGGAATGCGTTTTTTATTCGCCTTGCAGGGTGTGATGTGGGATGTTGGTTTTGTGATACGAAAGAGTCTTGGCCAATGGATAAGCATCCCCAATATTCAGTTGAGCAATTGGCTCAAGAGGTTTTAGCAGTGAATCCGAGTATGGTGGTGATTACGGGGGGGGAGCCATTAATGCATGATTTACATGAATTGACGGAGGGCTTAAGGGCTTTATGTGGTCTACCGTTGCATCTAGAAACTTCGGGAGCGTATCCGTTGTCGGGGACGTTTGATTGGGTGACGTTTTCGCCGAAGCGGTTTAAGTCTCCGGATTTGAGTATTGGGGATTATGTGAATGAATTGAAGGTGGTGATTACTGGTGCTGAGGATCTAGAGTGGGCACAGAAATATGCCCAATGGGTTGATGATCGGGTGGTTAAGTTTTTGCAACCGGAATGGAATAGTCCAGAGACGATTGATATAACGGTTAAGTTTATTTTGCATCACCCAGAATGGCGGATGAGTTTACAAAGCCATAAGTTTTTGGGTTGCCCTTGA
- a CDS encoding DUF6883 domain-containing protein: MVFLPEDSIINPSKLTQYLLVQLPKDDKSKFLAQAGYTLENWQQLEQDLRTQVLTQPAEPIETTPYGQKYMIRATLRGQNGIELKTLTIWMTNNNGTRFVTLVPDKGEN, translated from the coding sequence ATGGTTTTCTTACCAGAAGACTCTATTATTAACCCATCAAAACTCACCCAATATTTACTCGTCCAACTTCCTAAAGATGATAAATCTAAATTCCTAGCCCAGGCAGGATATACATTAGAGAACTGGCAACAACTCGAACAAGATTTAAGAACCCAAGTCCTTACTCAACCTGCTGAACCCATCGAAACTACCCCCTATGGTCAAAAATATATGATTCGGGCAACATTGCGAGGTCAGAATGGCATTGAACTCAAAACCTTAACCATATGGATGACCAATAATAATGGAACCCGATTTGTAACCCTAGTCCCCGACAAAGGAGAAAATTAA
- a CDS encoding element excision factor XisH family protein, with protein MARDAFHSVVKDALIAQGWLITHDPFPLDYGEVQMQIDLGAELLLAAERDRDKIAVEVKSFINPSAISEFHTAVGQYLNYRRALRVQDPSRTLYLAVPHPTYDEFFRLRFIEEGVREYQLHLLIYDVEESRIVQWIE; from the coding sequence ATGGCTAGAGATGCGTTCCACTCTGTGGTTAAAGATGCCTTAATTGCTCAAGGGTGGCTGATTACCCACGATCCATTTCCTCTGGATTATGGAGAGGTACAAATGCAAATTGACTTGGGTGCTGAATTACTCTTGGCTGCCGAACGAGATCGGGATAAAATTGCTGTAGAGGTCAAGAGTTTCATCAATCCCTCTGCCATTTCTGAGTTTCACACAGCCGTCGGTCAATATCTCAATTATCGACGCGCTCTGAGAGTACAAGATCCCTCACGTACTCTGTATTTGGCCGTACCCCATCCAACCTATGATGAATTCTTTCGTCTCCGATTTATTGAAGAGGGAGTCCGGGAATATCAGCTCCATTTACTCATTTATGATGTAGAAGAATCGAGGATCGTGCAATGGATCGAATAG
- a CDS encoding AEC family transporter, with product MNVILSALVPVTFIISIGIIAGRTLTLERSTLSQLAVYILTPALISSSLYQAQLSTDTTLGLIMGYLITSLLVYGVSLGVSALLNLKSGVQKSFIATSMFANTGNMGLPFATFALGEAGLDRAIVCLIVSSLIIFSTGPALLQGGGLRDSLRLIIRLPLIWAMVAGLVLRVFSIDLPLRLDDGLDLLGSAAIPIALIVLGIQLSTTAFKIGLYEGITAIIRLLVAPGIAYSVGRSLGLEVLDVQVLILQSAMPTAVNTVVLVTQFGGDASWAARTVVVSTVMSLVTLPLVLWVTLML from the coding sequence ATGAATGTTATTTTATCTGCCTTAGTCCCCGTTACTTTTATCATTTCCATTGGTATTATTGCCGGTCGCACTTTGACTCTGGAACGTTCGACCCTTTCTCAATTGGCGGTCTATATTCTGACTCCGGCTTTAATTTCGAGTAGTCTCTATCAAGCCCAGTTATCCACCGACACGACTCTGGGTTTGATTATGGGATATCTGATAACTTCGCTCTTAGTCTATGGGGTGTCTCTGGGAGTTAGCGCCTTACTGAACCTGAAATCTGGAGTGCAAAAAAGTTTTATCGCCACTTCTATGTTTGCTAATACGGGCAATATGGGCCTGCCGTTTGCGACCTTTGCGTTGGGAGAAGCGGGTTTAGATCGGGCGATTGTATGCCTGATTGTGTCGAGTTTAATTATTTTTTCCACGGGCCCGGCCTTGTTGCAAGGGGGAGGATTACGAGATAGTCTGCGCCTGATTATCAGGTTACCGCTCATTTGGGCGATGGTGGCTGGGTTGGTTTTGCGGGTTTTTTCGATTGATCTTCCCTTACGACTCGATGATGGGTTAGATCTCTTAGGCAGTGCTGCAATCCCGATCGCCCTAATTGTCCTCGGCATTCAATTAAGCACCACTGCCTTTAAAATAGGACTCTATGAGGGTATCACGGCAATCATTCGTTTGCTAGTGGCCCCAGGGATTGCGTATAGTGTGGGTCGAAGTTTAGGACTAGAGGTGCTGGATGTGCAAGTTTTAATCTTGCAAAGTGCAATGCCAACGGCTGTGAATACGGTGGTGTTGGTGACTCAATTTGGGGGGGATGCGTCATGGGCAGCTCGGACAGTGGTGGTGTCTACGGTGATGTCTTTAGTGACGCTGCCGTTAGTCCTGTGGGTAACCTTGATGCTTTAG
- a CDS encoding type II secretion system F family protein: MKTQEKVLFFTNLAELLQSGITLRQGLTLAGRESDRHFQCYLQGASRALRNGQDLASALTVRTAAEGKRQTYFDPWTISAIRLAETQGTLVETCLILAEITQTQGKWKTYSQSIRSSTLLALWSLLTLLAGILNANMAALLHPMFWLQSAAIALFLWILAFSLPQYFGPTLVKIGRYLPLVRPFIEAYTLWYLSQLRLPLSCGMPILTALEWVQQQTPHVGIKKELARITRHMRRGQTLSDTLQGIFPPLAIDFLRTGEETGELDFAWQQIGQHYQAELEKGLKFMASSLRLISILALSNLIMIVCIRGMFVLLNATNPVPF, from the coding sequence TTGAAGACCCAGGAAAAAGTCTTATTCTTTACGAATTTAGCGGAGTTGCTCCAGTCCGGAATTACCCTCAGACAAGGGTTAACCTTGGCGGGACGGGAGAGCGATCGCCATTTCCAATGTTATCTTCAAGGAGCCAGTCGCGCCCTACGCAATGGTCAGGATCTCGCTTCTGCGCTCACGGTTCGTACTGCTGCTGAGGGCAAACGGCAAACCTACTTTGATCCTTGGACGATCTCCGCGATCCGGTTAGCCGAAACCCAGGGAACTTTAGTGGAAACTTGCCTGATTTTAGCCGAAATCACCCAAACTCAAGGGAAATGGAAGACCTATTCTCAATCCATTCGTAGTAGTACCTTGTTGGCGCTGTGGAGTCTGTTAACCCTGCTGGCAGGCATTTTGAATGCCAATATGGCCGCCTTACTGCATCCCATGTTTTGGCTTCAGAGTGCGGCGATCGCTCTTTTCCTATGGATACTCGCCTTTTCTCTACCTCAATATTTCGGCCCCACCCTGGTCAAAATAGGCCGTTATCTGCCCCTGGTGCGTCCCTTTATCGAAGCCTATACCCTCTGGTATTTATCCCAATTGCGCCTACCCTTAAGCTGTGGAATGCCCATCCTCACCGCCCTAGAATGGGTGCAGCAACAGACCCCTCATGTGGGCATCAAAAAAGAGTTAGCCCGCATTACCCGGCACATGCGGCGAGGGCAAACCTTAAGTGATACCTTGCAAGGCATATTTCCTCCCCTGGCGATCGACTTTCTCCGCACAGGAGAAGAGACGGGAGAACTCGACTTTGCATGGCAGCAGATTGGCCAACATTACCAGGCAGAATTGGAGAAAGGATTAAAGTTTATGGCCAGCAGTTTACGGTTAATCAGTATTTTGGCTTTGAGTAACCTAATTATGATTGTCTGTATTCGCGGAATGTTTGTCCTTTTGAATGCAACTAATCCTGTGCCATTTTAA
- the gcvH gene encoding glycine cleavage system protein GcvH: MELEYPDDLKYLDSHEYVRLDGEIATIGLSAFAIDQLGDIVHLELPEVGDALEKEESFGSIESVKAVEDLYPPVTGTVTERNEELLETPENIGDDPYGEGWLLKVRIDETEELEGLLSASEYRAQLEGDEDDH, encoded by the coding sequence ATGGAATTAGAATATCCAGATGATCTAAAATACCTCGACAGCCATGAGTACGTGCGGCTTGATGGCGAGATTGCCACCATTGGCCTAAGCGCCTTTGCGATCGATCAACTCGGTGATATTGTTCATCTTGAATTGCCGGAAGTCGGAGATGCTCTCGAAAAAGAGGAATCGTTCGGTTCCATTGAATCGGTGAAAGCCGTTGAAGACCTCTATCCCCCCGTTACCGGTACGGTCACCGAACGTAATGAAGAGCTACTAGAGACCCCCGAAAACATTGGTGACGATCCTTACGGAGAAGGATGGTTACTCAAAGTTCGTATCGATGAGACTGAAGAGCTAGAGGGCCTGCTCTCAGCCTCAGAATACCGCGCTCAACTCGAAGGGGATGAGGACGATCATTAG
- a CDS encoding AI-2E family transporter — translation MTLGQLLGFFSLVASLYILWTIRGILLLLFTAIVLATALNRGVRLVQKFGLSRGLSVLVTISVTFLCFLLFYWIIVPPFIEQFQILINLIPTGIEQLRILLYQWRANTPPWLPEPPDLSSGFQQIQPFLTQVFGNFYSFFSNSVIAVGQFLLVIVLTLMFLGDPLSYRRALVRLFPSFYRRRADSILSECEIALDNWFGGIILNSLFIGTLSFIGLSIIGVRLVLAHALLAGLLNFIPNIGPTLSVVLPMTVALLDTGGFLKAGAVLILYVVVQQVESYWLTPTVMAKQVSLLPAATLLAQITCLQLFGIIGLFLALPLAVIAQVWIKRLLIEDILDQWVLENPNSHLATILQGSAEDIEDNEQQALPGSEDRERLSSEPDSSENRGEGTQDN, via the coding sequence GTGACACTCGGTCAATTACTTGGATTTTTTAGTTTAGTGGCATCACTTTATATCCTCTGGACAATACGGGGTATTTTGTTACTCTTATTTACAGCAATTGTACTTGCTACAGCCCTCAACCGAGGGGTACGTCTGGTGCAAAAATTCGGTCTCAGTCGAGGATTATCTGTTTTAGTCACTATCAGTGTTACCTTTCTCTGTTTTCTCCTCTTCTATTGGATTATTGTTCCGCCGTTCATTGAACAATTCCAAATTCTAATTAATCTGATTCCCACCGGAATTGAACAACTGCGGATTCTACTCTACCAATGGCGAGCAAATACTCCCCCTTGGTTGCCAGAACCTCCTGATTTGTCCAGTGGTTTTCAACAAATTCAACCCTTCCTAACCCAAGTATTTGGTAACTTCTACTCTTTCTTTTCTAACTCCGTTATTGCCGTTGGTCAATTCCTGCTGGTGATTGTCTTAACCTTAATGTTTTTAGGCGATCCTCTCTCCTATCGTCGAGCATTAGTGCGCCTTTTTCCCTCCTTTTATCGACGGCGAGCCGATAGTATTTTATCAGAATGTGAAATTGCCTTAGATAATTGGTTTGGTGGCATTATTCTTAACTCCCTATTCATTGGTACACTCAGTTTTATTGGATTATCCATTATTGGTGTGCGCCTGGTGTTAGCCCATGCTCTGCTGGCTGGGCTGCTCAATTTTATCCCCAATATTGGCCCGACCTTAAGTGTTGTTTTACCCATGACCGTTGCCCTTTTAGACACGGGTGGATTTCTCAAGGCTGGTGCAGTTCTGATTTTATATGTGGTAGTCCAGCAAGTGGAAAGCTATTGGTTAACCCCTACGGTAATGGCTAAACAAGTTTCTCTGTTACCCGCAGCGACTCTACTGGCTCAAATTACTTGTTTACAGCTTTTTGGGATTATTGGTCTGTTTTTAGCTCTTCCTTTAGCTGTCATTGCCCAGGTGTGGATTAAACGACTGCTGATTGAAGACATTCTTGACCAATGGGTATTGGAAAATCCTAATTCACATTTAGCCACCATTCTGCAAGGATCGGCAGAAGATATAGAAGATAATGAGCAACAGGCATTACCAGGTTCTGAAGATCGAGAACGGTTATCTTCAGAACCTGATTCATCTGAAAATCGAGGGGAAGGGACTCAGGACAATTAG
- a CDS encoding XisI protein: MDRIETYRQIIQEILLSHSQVKPIFGEVEIGVVFDVERDRYQVVRTGWMNKRRVYGALIHIDIKDDKIWIEYDGTEVGVANELTERGIPKDRIVLAYHAPFMRPYNGFAVS; encoded by the coding sequence ATGGATCGAATAGAAACCTATCGTCAAATCATCCAAGAGATTTTACTGAGCCATAGTCAAGTTAAACCGATATTTGGGGAGGTAGAAATTGGGGTTGTGTTTGATGTAGAGCGCGATCGCTATCAAGTGGTGCGGACGGGATGGATGAACAAACGGCGCGTTTATGGAGCCTTAATTCATATTGACATTAAAGATGACAAAATTTGGATTGAGTATGATGGCACTGAAGTAGGAGTCGCCAACGAACTGACAGAACGGGGAATCCCCAAAGATCGCATTGTTTTAGCTTATCATGCACCCTTCATGCGTCCCTATAATGGATTTGCTGTGAGTTAG
- a CDS encoding DUF2358 domain-containing protein, with protein sequence MNSESAPSTNAEALPPQVKRVIEILQQDLPTLFEQDINTDIYTADILFQDPISEFKGKLNYRIIFWTLRFHGQLFFTELYFDVHQMQFLPPQTLRVDWTVRGKLRVPWRAEINFDGHSTYTLNDQGLIDRHVDTWDRKPIEILKQFLPRSTSPQVK encoded by the coding sequence ATGAACTCAGAATCAGCCCCATCCACGAACGCAGAGGCACTCCCACCCCAGGTTAAACGGGTGATAGAGATCTTGCAACAAGATTTACCCACCTTATTTGAACAAGATATTAACACCGATATTTATACTGCCGATATCCTCTTTCAAGACCCCATCAGTGAATTTAAGGGCAAACTTAATTACCGGATCATCTTTTGGACACTGCGCTTTCACGGTCAATTATTTTTCACCGAACTCTACTTTGATGTCCATCAGATGCAATTTTTGCCCCCCCAAACCCTGCGTGTAGACTGGACAGTGCGCGGCAAACTGCGCGTCCCCTGGAGAGCGGAAATTAACTTTGATGGCCATTCCACCTATACCCTCAATGACCAAGGACTCATCGATCGCCATGTAGATACCTGGGATCGTAAACCCATAGAGATTTTAAAGCAATTTCTGCCGCGATCGACCAGCCCTCAAGTAAAATAG
- a CDS encoding DUF4926 domain-containing protein yields the protein MKTQHPLFSQVALTEDLPQYQLKQGDTATIVEYYPMPESQEDGYSLEGFDVPEITIEVRASQIILLSDYLREEAILSKFRNLSEQRQQQLEEYLDFLWQKDQTTPVS from the coding sequence ATGAAAACTCAACATCCTTTATTTTCCCAAGTTGCCCTCACTGAAGACTTGCCCCAATATCAGCTAAAACAAGGCGATACTGCCACCATTGTTGAATATTATCCCATGCCAGAGTCCCAAGAAGATGGGTATAGTTTAGAAGGGTTTGATGTTCCGGAAATCACCATTGAAGTAAGGGCTTCACAGATTATACTCTTGAGTGACTATTTGAGAGAAGAAGCGATTTTAAGTAAATTTCGCAATCTGTCAGAACAGCGACAACAACAACTAGAGGAATACCTTGATTTTCTTTGGCAAAAAGACCAAACGACTCCGGTGAGTTAA
- the gcvP gene encoding aminomethyl-transferring glycine dehydrogenase, with protein sequence MNTGSVSPNSSSLASEQQTRSFADRHLGPNGNDIQQMLKLLEIDDLETLIERTIPPAIQLTRPLNLPPAESENQALNTLKAIMGKNQVFRSYIGMGYSNCITPPVIQRNILENPGWYTAYTPYQAEIAQGRLEALLNFQTLVIDLTGLEIANASLLDEGTAAAEAMSMSYGICKNKKANSFFVSQECHPQTLEVVQTRAQPLGIEVIVGDHRQFDFSQPIFGALLQYPATDGTIYDYSDFITKVHEAGALATVAADLLSLTLLTPPGEMDADIVVGNSQRFGVPLGYGGPHAAYLATREAYKRQVPGRIVGQSKDKDGRPALRLALQTREQHIRRDKATSNICTAQVLLAVIASMYAVYHGPEGLKAIAETIHQQTLWLAEGLKRLGYSLPDTQVFDTLRVNLGETSLEKLLAAAQEKKINLRTLDEKTVGISLDETTTLADVVDLWEIFARSLRLRSGNGGSGNGGSGNGGSENEAVTERSRGDQGLPFTAEEIIASAPAPDFGNFTRQSPYMTHPVFQQYHSETELLRYLHRLESKDLSLTTSMIPLGSCTMKLNATAEMIPVTWPEVGQIHPFAPLEQTQGYQEMFRLLEDWLAEITGFEAVSLQPNAGSQGEYAGLLVIHSYHQHNGEGDRHICLIPESAHGTNPASAVMCGMKVVAVKCDRQGNIDLTDLRAKAEKHSAKLSALMVTYPSTHGVFEEAIQEICEIIHSHGGQVYLDGANMNAQVGLCRPGDYGADVCHLNLHKTFCIPHGGGGPGMGPIGVAPHLVPYLPGHSVIDLGKTEQSAVAAAPWGSSSILPISWMYIAMMGAQGLTDATKVAILNANYIAHRLDPHYPILYTGKFGLVAHECIVDLRPLKKSAGVEAEDIAKRLMDYGFHAPTMSWPVAGTIMVEPTESESKEELDRFCDAMIAIREEIAAIERGEMSAEDNLLKNAPHTAEMLLADEWTHPYSRQQAAYPAPWTREFKYWPPVRRIDNAFGDRNFVCSCAPMEAYS encoded by the coding sequence ATGAACACTGGATCAGTATCCCCAAACTCTTCTTCACTCGCGTCTGAGCAACAGACTCGCTCATTTGCCGATCGCCATTTAGGCCCGAATGGCAACGATATTCAACAGATGCTCAAACTGTTAGAAATCGATGACTTAGAGACCCTCATTGAGCGTACCATCCCCCCAGCGATCCAGCTCACTCGTCCTCTGAATCTCCCCCCCGCCGAAAGTGAAAATCAAGCCCTGAACACCCTCAAAGCCATCATGGGCAAAAACCAGGTTTTTCGGTCTTATATCGGCATGGGCTACTCGAACTGTATCACTCCACCGGTTATCCAACGAAATATCCTAGAAAATCCGGGCTGGTATACGGCCTATACTCCCTATCAAGCGGAAATTGCCCAAGGTCGTCTAGAAGCGCTCTTAAACTTTCAAACTCTGGTGATTGATTTAACCGGGTTAGAAATTGCCAATGCTTCCCTGCTCGATGAAGGAACGGCCGCAGCCGAAGCCATGAGCATGAGCTATGGCATCTGCAAAAATAAGAAGGCCAATAGCTTTTTTGTCTCACAAGAGTGTCATCCCCAAACCTTGGAAGTGGTGCAAACCCGCGCTCAACCTTTGGGTATTGAGGTCATTGTGGGAGACCATCGCCAGTTTGATTTTAGCCAACCGATTTTCGGGGCCCTGCTGCAATATCCGGCTACCGATGGCACAATTTATGACTACAGTGATTTTATTACTAAAGTCCATGAAGCGGGCGCTCTGGCCACTGTTGCGGCTGACCTTCTCAGCCTCACCCTGCTGACTCCTCCGGGAGAAATGGATGCGGATATTGTGGTGGGCAATAGTCAACGGTTTGGGGTTCCCCTGGGTTATGGTGGCCCCCATGCAGCTTATTTAGCCACCCGCGAAGCCTATAAACGGCAAGTTCCCGGTCGGATTGTGGGTCAGTCTAAGGATAAGGATGGCCGGCCGGCTCTGCGGTTAGCCCTGCAAACCAGGGAGCAACATATCCGCCGGGATAAGGCGACGAGTAATATTTGTACGGCTCAGGTGCTGCTGGCGGTGATTGCGTCGATGTATGCAGTGTATCACGGGCCGGAGGGTTTGAAGGCGATCGCCGAAACCATCCATCAACAGACCCTCTGGTTGGCAGAAGGTCTCAAGCGTTTGGGCTATAGCTTGCCCGATACTCAAGTTTTTGATACTTTACGGGTAAACCTGGGCGAAACCTCCTTAGAGAAGCTCTTAGCCGCCGCTCAGGAGAAAAAAATCAACCTCCGCACCCTGGATGAAAAGACTGTGGGCATCTCTCTGGATGAAACCACGACGCTTGCGGATGTGGTTGACCTGTGGGAGATTTTCGCCCGTTCCCTTCGACTCCGCTCAGGGAACGGTGGCTCAGGGAACGGTGGCTCAGGGAACGGTGGCTCAGAGAACGAAGCGGTCACCGAGCGGAGTCGAGGTGACCAAGGCCTACCCTTTACCGCAGAAGAGATTATCGCTTCTGCACCAGCGCCAGATTTTGGCAACTTCACACGCCAAAGTCCCTACATGACCCATCCCGTTTTCCAGCAGTACCACTCGGAAACCGAATTATTGCGCTATCTGCATCGCCTGGAATCTAAGGATTTGTCCTTAACCACCTCCATGATTCCCCTCGGCTCTTGTACGATGAAACTGAATGCGACAGCCGAGATGATTCCGGTGACTTGGCCGGAAGTGGGACAAATTCATCCCTTTGCCCCCTTGGAGCAAACCCAAGGCTATCAGGAAATGTTCCGTCTGTTGGAGGACTGGTTAGCCGAAATTACGGGTTTTGAGGCGGTGTCTCTGCAACCCAATGCCGGGTCTCAGGGCGAATATGCGGGCTTACTGGTGATTCACTCCTATCATCAGCATAACGGAGAAGGCGATCGCCATATTTGTCTAATTCCAGAGTCTGCCCATGGCACGAACCCCGCCAGTGCGGTGATGTGTGGGATGAAAGTAGTGGCGGTAAAATGCGATCGCCAGGGTAATATTGACCTCACTGACCTGAGAGCCAAAGCCGAAAAACACAGCGCCAAACTCTCCGCCCTCATGGTCACCTATCCCTCCACCCACGGCGTATTTGAAGAAGCCATTCAGGAAATCTGCGAAATTATCCATAGCCATGGCGGTCAAGTCTATCTCGATGGCGCTAACATGAACGCCCAAGTCGGTCTCTGTCGTCCCGGAGACTATGGCGCAGATGTTTGTCACCTGAACCTGCACAAAACCTTCTGTATTCCCCACGGTGGCGGCGGCCCAGGGATGGGGCCCATTGGCGTTGCCCCCCACTTGGTTCCCTACCTTCCCGGTCATAGCGTGATTGATTTAGGCAAGACCGAACAGAGCGCAGTCGCAGCCGCACCTTGGGGAAGTTCCAGCATCCTCCCCATTTCCTGGATGTATATTGCCATGATGGGGGCGCAAGGGTTAACGGATGCGACGAAAGTGGCGATTTTGAACGCCAACTATATCGCCCATCGCCTCGACCCCCATTACCCGATTTTATACACCGGCAAGTTCGGCTTAGTCGCCCATGAATGTATCGTAGACTTGCGCCCCTTGAAAAAATCAGCCGGTGTGGAAGCGGAAGATATTGCCAAGCGGTTGATGGACTACGGGTTCCATGCGCCTACCATGTCTTGGCCCGTTGCCGGAACCATCATGGTTGAACCCACCGAAAGTGAGTCTAAGGAAGAGTTAGACCGCTTCTGTGATGCCATGATTGCCATTCGCGAGGAAATTGCGGCCATTGAGCGGGGAGAGATGTCTGCGGAGGATAATCTACTCAAAAATGCTCCCCATACTGCTGAAATGCTGTTAGCAGATGAGTGGACGCATCCCTATTCGCGCCAGCAAGCAGCTTATCCTGCGCCTTGGACAAGGGAGTTTAAGTATTGGCCTCCGGTAAGGCGGATTGATAATGCGTTTGGCGATCGCAATTTCGTCTGTTCCTGCGCCCCCATGGAAGCCTATTCTTAA
- a CDS encoding diguanylate cyclase codes for MSRKLSKRLKPTILVVDDTPANLSLLTRILVKEGYKVNAASSGEEAFSYILTGSVDLVLLDVMMPEMDGYQVCQHLKSMELTAHIPVLFISGMDETPSKIKGFEVGGVDYISKPFEPVEVVVRIEHQLRLRKYQRELEEQNAQLQLLLDTTEALSDAVDIESALEGVLAKICQTMDWDFGEAWIPTQGGTQLRLSRGGYSHSPQFEAFRHLSEAIAFTPHEGLPGRVWISKELEWIEDISEATRMISPRMQQAKEVGLKGALAVPICWQREVLAVLMFFSRSPYYPHQRSLTLVQSVANQLASLMRRKQAESDLRQANQELTRLATLDGLTQVANRGHFDQVLHQEWSRLLHQVQPLSMILADVDYFKRYNDCYGHLAGDDCLRQVAQVMVEAVRRSRDLVARYGGEEFVVLLPNTNSLGAFRVAERIHQGIKERQLPHANSDVQPYVTLSLGVACLVPSIALSPESLIATADASLYQAKDQGRDRIVVNEGAG; via the coding sequence ATGAGTCGAAAACTCTCGAAGCGATTAAAACCGACCATCCTCGTGGTTGATGATACACCAGCTAATCTCAGTTTACTGACTCGAATTTTGGTGAAGGAGGGATATAAAGTCAATGCAGCCTCTAGTGGAGAAGAAGCCTTCAGTTATATCCTCACTGGCTCAGTGGATTTAGTGCTGTTGGATGTGATGATGCCGGAGATGGATGGTTATCAGGTTTGTCAACATCTAAAATCCATGGAGTTGACTGCCCATATTCCCGTATTGTTTATTAGTGGTATGGATGAAACTCCCAGTAAAATCAAAGGGTTTGAAGTGGGAGGAGTTGATTATATTAGTAAGCCGTTTGAACCGGTGGAAGTGGTGGTGCGGATTGAGCATCAGCTCCGGTTGCGTAAATATCAACGGGAGTTAGAAGAACAAAATGCCCAGTTACAATTGCTGCTCGATACGACGGAAGCCCTCAGTGATGCGGTTGATATTGAGTCTGCCTTAGAGGGGGTATTGGCTAAAATTTGTCAAACTATGGATTGGGATTTTGGCGAGGCTTGGATACCGACTCAGGGGGGGACTCAGTTACGCTTAAGTCGGGGGGGATATAGCCATAGTCCCCAGTTTGAGGCCTTTCGTCATCTGAGTGAGGCGATCGCCTTTACCCCCCATGAAGGCTTACCGGGACGGGTTTGGATCTCGAAAGAATTAGAATGGATTGAGGATATTTCTGAAGCCACACGGATGATCTCTCCCCGGATGCAGCAAGCGAAAGAGGTGGGGTTAAAGGGCGCTTTGGCGGTTCCGATTTGTTGGCAGAGGGAAGTGTTGGCGGTATTGATGTTTTTTTCGCGATCGCCTTATTATCCCCATCAGCGCTCCTTAACTTTAGTTCAATCCGTGGCCAATCAGTTAGCCTCCTTAATGCGACGCAAACAAGCCGAGTCAGATTTACGCCAAGCCAATCAAGAATTAACTCGTTTAGCTACCCTCGATGGGTTAACTCAAGTTGCCAACCGGGGGCATTTTGACCAAGTATTGCACCAGGAATGGTCGCGATTATTACATCAAGTGCAACCCCTTTCCATGATTCTGGCGGATGTGGATTATTTTAAGCGCTATAACGACTGCTATGGACATTTAGCTGGGGATGACTGTTTGCGCCAAGTGGCTCAGGTGATGGTAGAAGCAGTCAGACGCTCTAGGGATTTAGTGGCTCGCTATGGGGGGGAAGAGTTTGTGGTTTTATTGCCCAATACCAATAGTTTAGGGGCTTTTCGGGTTGCCGAACGCATTCATCAGGGCATTAAGGAGCGACAATTGCCTCATGCCAATTCTGATGTCCAACCCTATGTTACCTTGAGCTTAGGCGTAGCTTGTTTGGTTCCCAGTATCGCCCTTTCCCCAGAGAGCCTGATTGCTACCGCCGATGCTTCATTGTATCAAGCCAAAGATCAAGGACGCGATCGCATTGTCGTCAATGAAGGGGCTGGCTGA